The following proteins are encoded in a genomic region of Capra hircus breed San Clemente chromosome 16, ASM170441v1, whole genome shotgun sequence:
- the TEX35 gene encoding testis-expressed sequence 35 protein isoform X3 — protein MSAKRAELKKTSLSKNYKAVCLELKPEPIKTYDYKGAKQEGPFTKPGGTKQLKNELREVREELKEKMEEIKQIKDVMDKDFDKLQEFVEIMKEMQKDMDEKMDVLINIQKNSKVPFRRGLKMQQELRLIGKTDTDLQLQPRKMDGAGGAPLSLHKKMAALQQPKDPMDSLHQCDSCFEKCLLCTPQNNYDRGKLPNHAWASFSPLASGPAF, from the exons ATGTCGGCCAAGAGGGCGGAACTGAAGAAGACAAGCCTG AGCAAGAACTACAAGGCAGTTTGCCTGGAGTTGAAGCCGGAGCCAATCAAA ACATATGACTACAAAGGAGCTAAACAAGAAGGGCCATTTACCAAACCAGGAGGGACAAAGCAGCTAAAG AATGAACTCAGGGAAGTGAGGGAAGAGCTGAAGGAAAAAATGGAGGAGATAAAACAG ATAAAGGATGTAATGGACAAGGATTTTGATAAACTCCAGGAATTTGTGGAGATTATGAAG gaaatgcaaaaggaTATGGATGAGAAGATGGATGTTTTaataaatatacagaagaacaGCAAGGT TCCCTTTAGGAGAGGACTGAAGATGCAGCAAGAACTCAGGCTGATAGGAAAGACAGACACAGACCTACAGCTCCAGCCCAGGAAAATGGATGGAGCTGGTGGAGCACCGCTCTCTCTTCACAAAAAGATGGCGGCACTGCAACAACCAAAAGACCCAATGGATTCCCTTCACCAATGCGACTCCTGCTTT GAGAAATGTTTGTTGTGTACCCCACAGAACAACTACGATCGGGG GAAACTTCCAAACCACGCCTGGGCATCCTTTTCACCCTTGGCGTCTGGACCTGCTTTCTGA
- the TEX35 gene encoding testis-expressed sequence 35 protein isoform X2, producing the protein MSAKRAELKKTSLSKNYKAVCLELKPEPIKTYDYKGAKQEGPFTKPGGTKQLKNELREVREELKEKMEEIKQIKDVMDKDFDKLQEFVEIMKEMQKDMDEKMDVLINIQKNSKVPFRRGLKMQQELRLIGKTDTDLQLQPRKMDGAGGAPLSLHKKMAALQQPKDPMDSLHQCDSCFEKCLLCTPQNNYDRGPCPSEAFKGGGEPLTSHCPMLCPARSLSTKIRGSLAAALI; encoded by the exons ATGTCGGCCAAGAGGGCGGAACTGAAGAAGACAAGCCTG AGCAAGAACTACAAGGCAGTTTGCCTGGAGTTGAAGCCGGAGCCAATCAAA ACATATGACTACAAAGGAGCTAAACAAGAAGGGCCATTTACCAAACCAGGAGGGACAAAGCAGCTAAAG AATGAACTCAGGGAAGTGAGGGAAGAGCTGAAGGAAAAAATGGAGGAGATAAAACAG ATAAAGGATGTAATGGACAAGGATTTTGATAAACTCCAGGAATTTGTGGAGATTATGAAG gaaatgcaaaaggaTATGGATGAGAAGATGGATGTTTTaataaatatacagaagaacaGCAAGGT TCCCTTTAGGAGAGGACTGAAGATGCAGCAAGAACTCAGGCTGATAGGAAAGACAGACACAGACCTACAGCTCCAGCCCAGGAAAATGGATGGAGCTGGTGGAGCACCGCTCTCTCTTCACAAAAAGATGGCGGCACTGCAACAACCAAAAGACCCAATGGATTCCCTTCACCAATGCGACTCCTGCTTT GAGAAATGTTTGTTGTGTACCCCACAGAACAACTACGATCGGGG ACCTTGCCCTTCAGAGGCCTTTAAAGGTGGGGGCGAGCCATTGACCTCCCACTGCCCCATGCTGTGTCCTGCCCGAAGTCTCTCCACCAAGATAaggggaagcctggctgctgccTTGATATGA
- the TEX35 gene encoding testis-expressed sequence 35 protein isoform X1 — protein sequence MQKDMDEKMDVLINIQKNSKVPFRRGLKMQQELRLIGKTDTDLQLQPRKMDGAGGAPLSLHKKMAALQQPKDPMDSLHQCDSCFEKCLLCTPQNNYDRGKRKMAQEGPLRIETKSGSASARATSQEHLPVEHTLKILMAEQEAALPAAPSQFPACGRPAQIVLPLWKPGFSQRACWWEVSGHTRGGRDGDRTMAKRDSPTAATGPAAGVTRVLGAEAVLRDESWALGTLLPCFSCPPPIPWPPGGSQVRLAVALEGSAG from the exons atgcaaaaggaTATGGATGAGAAGATGGATGTTTTaataaatatacagaagaacaGCAAGGT TCCCTTTAGGAGAGGACTGAAGATGCAGCAAGAACTCAGGCTGATAGGAAAGACAGACACAGACCTACAGCTCCAGCCCAGGAAAATGGATGGAGCTGGTGGAGCACCGCTCTCTCTTCACAAAAAGATGGCGGCACTGCAACAACCAAAAGACCCAATGGATTCCCTTCACCAATGCGACTCCTGCTTT GAGAAATGTTTGTTGTGTACCCCACAGAACAACTACGATCGGGG gaagagaaagatggCCCAGGAAGGACCCTTACGAATAGAGACAAAGTCAG GCTCGGCCTCTGCAAGGGCCACCTCCCAGGAGCACCTCCCAGTGGAGCACACTCTGAAGATCCTGATGGCAGAACAGGAGGCTGCATTGCCCGCTGCCCCTTCTCAATTCCCTGCTTGTGGGAGACCTGCTCAGATAGTCCTGCCTCTCTGGAAGCCTGGGTTTTCCCAAAGGGCCTGCTGGTGGGAGGTAAGTGGACACACAAGGGGCGGGAGGGACGGTGACAGGACCATGGCCAAGAGAGACTCCCCCACGGCAGCCACTGGCCCTGCAGCAGGCGTCACCAGGGTGCTTGGTGCAGAAGCTGTCCTTCGGGATGAATCTTGGGCATTGGGCACATTGCTTCCGTGCTTCAGCTGCCCACCCCCAATCCCATGGCCTCCCGGAGGATCCCAAGTCAGGCTTGCTGTTGCTCTGGAAGGGTCTGCTGGCTGA